Genomic DNA from Rahnella variigena:
AGAATTTCAATTCAGTGCTCAAAGGGTGCCTTGTCTATGAGGCACGTGACCGTCTAGGAAAGTGGGGTTGGTTCATTTTCATGACGCGGCACCTCAGCGCGCGCAATGTTACCCGCCTGCCCGCTTCTGACTTGGTTCACTGTTTTTAATGCATGACTAATAGCGCCCCTAAGCCCAGCTATAGGGGCGAACAGGCATTTTTTGATCCTTTCTGGATCATGCAAAACCATGCAGGTAATGCATGCATAGCCCCTCAAAGAGCTATGCACCGAAATCAATGGATTTTGCCCGCACCGTTTACATCAAAGATAACGGCAAGTAACTCCTCTTTTGCGGTTACGGCCATTTCCGCAATCCAAATGGCAACCATCTCACGTTCATCATGATCGCAATCTGTAGATGTGGCTAATTTGGCAATTAACGCGATCCTCTCCAACAATGCAGCCGTTTGTAATCCTTCCATTCCCACCTCATTTAACTGTGTATTTATACAGTATACTAGGTTTTTTCTGATATGATTTCCATATATTTCTGAATGTTATGCATAGCAATTATCAACCACATGAATGCTTTGCCTGCAAAATAGGCAATCTCCGCCTTGCGGTAAAAGTCCATATTGTTCAAGTGGTTTTTTGGGTGTATGTTTTCCCTACAAAACATAAGGAGTTGTTAACAATGGCTATACCAGCGTATTTATGGTTGAAGGATGACGGCGGAGCAGATATTAAAGGATCTGTCGATGTGAATGGACGTGAAGGTTCAATTGAGATTCAAGGTTTCGGGCACTCTCTGCATCTTCCAACTGACGGGGCTACAGGCAAGATCACCGGCACACGTATACATGCGGCGTTAGGTTTTGAAAAAGAATTCGACAGCTCTAGCCCTTATCTCTACAAAGCAACCGCCACCGGCCAAACCCTCCAATCTGCCGAGTTTAAATGGTACAAAATCAACGATG
This window encodes:
- a CDS encoding Hcp family type VI secretion system effector codes for the protein MAIPAYLWLKDDGGADIKGSVDVNGREGSIEIQGFGHSLHLPTDGATGKITGTRIHAALGFEKEFDSSSPYLYKATATGQTLQSAEFKWYKINDAGQEVEYFNMYLEGVKIVSICPTMHHIKNPAFEKHNHNESVELRYEKITWKYCDGNVIFADAWNERVTA